GATCTTTTGCGAGAGTCGTACGCCCCAATCTTGGGTGTATTAGCATGTCCAAAGCGCCAATGTCTCAATGAATCCTCACCCGCTTTTTCATCCCCGTACCAACTCATATAATGAATTAAAACGTCAGGGGCTTCTTCTTTTTTTGTTTCATCGAATTGGCAACAACCCGTCATCAATGATCCAATCAACAATATTATCCAGCTATTTCTACTCATTCTTTGAAGAATTAAAACTACTTAGGCTGATCTAAATTTAAATATGATAGTCCTATCCCTAAACCTTCAGAGTGTAACACCCTTTTGGTCGTATCAGTGTTGTTGTGAACTGGCATAGCACTTCCTCTTCTTGCTTAAAATTTACTTGCGTAACTTATTAAATCCCAAAACTATCACGCTACCGATCAAACAGTAAAATAAAAACAGAAGTCCTAAATCAAACCTAAGTAGTTGGTCCTTTTTATTTAATCATAACCTTTCTATGGGACACACCAGCACTGGTCTCTATTTGAATAATATAAAGTCCGGTCTGACCTTTGGCGTCCCACTTATATTCATGCACACCTGCATTTAGTTTTCCACTAACTATCTTGTTTACTATCTCTCCTCCAGTATTAATTACCTTGATCGAAATATCGTCTGCTTGATTCAGCGTGATTGACAAAGTGGTCAAGCTAGTAGATGGATTTGGATATACCACAAAATCTAAATCTGTCAGTAGCTCTTCACTACTTAGTACAGTTCCTTGATTAATAATCTCATTAGACAATTCAATGGATCCTGCCGCATCTTTTTCTACAAATTTGACAATGGCTTCTTCCAACTTCGGATAATACACCTCATAATCTCTTGCCTCTGTTTCAATAAGCTGTGCCGCTTGATAAATTTTAGTAGAAGCGGAAAACAGATCTTCATTAACCACAATTTCCGTGTCCTTGAAAGTTGCAATATTCTCTGCCGTCTTGGTCATATAGGTAAACCCATGTTCTTTACTTGGCTCTATTTCTGTTCCCTCATTCCAATCATTCCATGTTTCCAGAATGATCCAATTGAGCGGTACATCGTCGCTAAAATCATGAACTAAATCCCAGGTTTTCTGATAGGTCTCTCCGCCCTTTCTATCTATCCAACGGTCTTGACCCCAACTGGCCTTTCTATCATCAAATCCAGGCCAAACGGCACCCGTAGCAAACACAATATCCTCACGTACTTTCAGCGTACGGTAATACCAGTCCAGATAATCCTCTCCCCAAATGGTACCCTCAGCATCAAAACCCTGAACCCAAGGATAATACGATTCAACAGCCTCTTTACTAGCATCAAAATCAATTTCATTTCTTAGTAGTATTGGAGCATCCTCAGTAAAAACACTCGACACAGCATCTCTATAATCGTCAGAGGTTAGAAAACCATCATAGTTCCATATAAAAATGACAGGTTCATCATTCTTGTACATATAATGGTCTGTTTTTCCAATGATATCATTTTTGAGTGTGGTCAGCTCTTCTTCTACGGAAGCCTTTGTCATGTCTTGATCGTCATAGCTAACGGCTATGGTGTAATCAAAATCAGACTTGACATCAACAATTCGCTGTAGAGATGGTAATACTTTTTTCAAAGATTCTTCATCGTATTCGGTTCTTACATTAACCACCATTCCATCGACACCTACAGCGGATGATAGAAGAATGTGGTACAAATGAGTAGACCAACTCTGGGAATTGTACTGTCCGATAATTGGCTCTTGCGCTGTACCATCCTTCCAATGATTTCCATCTTTGCCTTCGCTAAACCAACCCAAGTAGTGCATATAAACTCGCTTGGTTTCGTCATTATCCACTGGTTCTACGGGTTCAGGAGCAAGTGCATCGTCAATGATTTTATCTAGCTCAACCACTGCGGCTGCTCCATTATCATCTATAAAATACTGAATAGCATCCTCTAATACCGGATAATACAAGTCATAATCACGATCTTCTGATTCTATAAGGGCAGCAGCTTCATATACCTTGGTAGATGCAGACAACAGATCTTCATCCAATGTCGATGTTATGCCTTTGAATTCAGCGATGTTGGTTGCCGTTTTGTTCACATAGGTAAACCCGTGCTCCACGCTCGGCTCTAGCTCAGTCCCTTCATTCCAGTCATTCCATGTTTCGAGAATTACCCAATCTACCGATTTGGCATGTACAATGTCCCAAATACTCTCATAGGTAGCGCCATCATTTCGATCGATCCATCTGTTCTGTCCCCAGCTAACGTCACGATCATCAAATCCTGGCCACACGCCACCAGTAGAAAAGTCCACCTCATCCGCTGCAATTTTATCAGCGATGGTATTGTAATACCAATTCAGATATCCTTCACCCCAATTGGAGCCGTCCTCGGCATAGCCTTGAACCCAAGGGTAATAAGAATTTATTGAACCCACCGTAGCGTCAAAATCAATTTCATTTCTCAGAAGAATTGGCGCATCTTCAGTAAAAACATTTGAAACCGCCGTTCGGTAATTATCAGAGGTAAGAAATCCTGCATAATCCCAGATGAAAATTACTGGCTCACCATCTTTATACAAATAATTATCGGTGGAGCCGATGATATCATTTTTGAGGGTCGTTAGCTCAGTTTCAACCGCTTCTTGGGTCATATCTTGATCATCGTAACTTACGGCTACCTTATAATCGAACGTATTGTCAATATCGGTAATCCTTTTAAGAGAAGGCAAAACCGCTTTTAAACTGGTTTCGTCATATTCTGTTCTGACATTGACAACCAATCCATCTACACCACACGCTGAAGACAGCAAAATTTGATATACGTGTGTTGCCCAAGACTGTGAATCGTAATAGCCTATGAGAGGCTCTCTCGTCGTTCCATCTGCCCAATGATTGCCTGTACTGGTTTTTCCAAACCAGCCCATATAATGCATATAGACCTTATTGTTATTTTCCACCACTGGTTCACTAGCCTGAACCGAAAGGCAATTGAAAACGAGCGAAAATAAAAATAGACTTATGTGTAGTGCTTTTTTCATGCTTTTTCATGTTTAGATTCTTGAATAATTTTTCTGGCCAATGGAATAGATAGCATCTGTATGATGCCGATCACCACTAGCGAATATCGAATCGCAAATGATTCGGATATGTAATAATCGAGACCGATAAACAGGGAAAGGCCTAGGAATCTTCCCAAGTAAAGACCGAACTCATGATTGACTATATAGGAAAATTCACTCCTTTTAGTCAGATCACTTAGGTAGTTGATCACTTTCATCTGGATGGGGAAATACGCGATATCATGCAGGGGCTGATAAAGCACCTTGCACATGATAAAGACAATAACTCCAAACGATGAAAACAATAGGCCGTGCGTCAGAGCTCCTGCAAAAAAGATGACATAGCCTAAAGAAAAAATGTAAATACGATGTTGTGGTTTACTTACTCTACCCAAAATGTAGAGCACAATAGCCGTGATAATACCACTGATACTTTGAACAGATGATAAGGTACCTTCATCTCCGACGAGCCTCAAAATCAATATGGCAGGTACGGTGACCAGATACCCTTGCGTCAATCCCTTGAGTGAGGAAAGTACGATGAGCTTCCTCCAAAGTTGATTGAATTTAAAATAGATAATCCGATCCACCTTGGGATTTTTAAAATTACCCCGGTGAATAACTATACTGGAGAATACGGTAAGTAAAAACACAGCAATAGTGATGACCCGATAAACTGCTGTGGGGTCGCCATCAAAAAAGTTGTGATTTGAGGTTAATACAAATAGAAAACCTATGACCGCCGGCACGGCTATTCCAGTAATGGTATAGAAAAATGTCTCCAATCCATAGTAGTAATTTCTGTTGTCGTCTTGGGTAGTTTCGATGGCCAGGAAGTCTCTGTTGGACCAGAAAAAACCATACGAAATACCCATGAGCAAACCAGACACTCCCACTTCCAGATAAGTAATATCCTTCAGAAACATCATGACCGAAATGGATATCCCACTCAATATCATACCCAAACTGTAAAGTCCTTTTAC
The sequence above is drawn from the Reichenbachiella sp. genome and encodes:
- a CDS encoding T9SS type A sorting domain-containing protein encodes the protein MKKALHISLFLFSLVFNCLSVQASEPVVENNNKVYMHYMGWFGKTSTGNHWADGTTREPLIGYYDSQSWATHVYQILLSSACGVDGLVVNVRTEYDETSLKAVLPSLKRITDIDNTFDYKVAVSYDDQDMTQEAVETELTTLKNDIIGSTDNYLYKDGEPVIFIWDYAGFLTSDNYRTAVSNVFTEDAPILLRNEIDFDATVGSINSYYPWVQGYAEDGSNWGEGYLNWYYNTIADKIAADEVDFSTGGVWPGFDDRDVSWGQNRWIDRNDGATYESIWDIVHAKSVDWVILETWNDWNEGTELEPSVEHGFTYVNKTATNIAEFKGITSTLDEDLLSASTKVYEAAALIESEDRDYDLYYPVLEDAIQYFIDDNGAAAVVELDKIIDDALAPEPVEPVDNDETKRVYMHYLGWFSEGKDGNHWKDGTAQEPIIGQYNSQSWSTHLYHILLSSAVGVDGMVVNVRTEYDEESLKKVLPSLQRIVDVKSDFDYTIAVSYDDQDMTKASVEEELTTLKNDIIGKTDHYMYKNDEPVIFIWNYDGFLTSDDYRDAVSSVFTEDAPILLRNEIDFDASKEAVESYYPWVQGFDAEGTIWGEDYLDWYYRTLKVREDIVFATGAVWPGFDDRKASWGQDRWIDRKGGETYQKTWDLVHDFSDDVPLNWIILETWNDWNEGTEIEPSKEHGFTYMTKTAENIATFKDTEIVVNEDLFSASTKIYQAAQLIETEARDYEVYYPKLEEAIVKFVEKDAAGSIELSNEIINQGTVLSSEELLTDLDFVVYPNPSTSLTTLSITLNQADDISIKVINTGGEIVNKIVSGKLNAGVHEYKWDAKGQTGLYIIQIETSAGVSHRKVMIK
- a CDS encoding MFS transporter produces the protein MIKKIQGEIRFFNEMPRDMRILLMTNMIYALVLPVIEIFVSAYIMRSLDSSSAVILYQLTVFTGIPITFVLNGFLLRKFSVKGLYSLGMILSGISISVMMFLKDITYLEVGVSGLLMGISYGFFWSNRDFLAIETTQDDNRNYYYGLETFFYTITGIAVPAVIGFLFVLTSNHNFFDGDPTAVYRVITIAVFLLTVFSSIVIHRGNFKNPKVDRIIYFKFNQLWRKLIVLSSLKGLTQGYLVTVPAILILRLVGDEGTLSSVQSISGIITAIVLYILGRVSKPQHRIYIFSLGYVIFFAGALTHGLLFSSFGVIVFIMCKVLYQPLHDIAYFPIQMKVINYLSDLTKRSEFSYIVNHEFGLYLGRFLGLSLFIGLDYYISESFAIRYSLVVIGIIQMLSIPLARKIIQESKHEKA